One Georgenia wutianyii DNA segment encodes these proteins:
- a CDS encoding efflux RND transporter periplasmic adaptor subunit, translating into MSAVEPEAGVEALAVPAEDTLPDGVRPPRANRTIVVVAVTAVASLAAGVALSQLVVSPAQRAAEAAPPEPGLITVPVERRELSTDLTLRGDALYDDPVPVSLEAPEGGGGAVVTGRVPEVGGLVEAGQVVLEVAGRPVIVLPGELPVYRTLRMGSTGPDVLQLKESLESLGIEAGDAGSDVYDAATSAGVDALYARVGYPSPVAEEGAEESVAAAQEALRAAEEALAQAQGELARAAEGPPRSERLRLDTAVARAERAVQAAIDAGEPAEVVTQAREEVAVVRAEREEALAPRDLTPERSLRDAADRGVADARRALDEAWRAARTPLPAAEVVYVDTLPRRIDSVMVTRGATVGGVALTISGATLEVLASVSAADAALVSEGATAYLMVGEEEVEARVEEVRAPARRSGDGEDGGDSGSGGDRREVVLVPLEITEEQRAAVVGTNVRVSIPLESTGEEVLAVPVAALTAGPGGESRVEIDRGGTTEVVVVETGLTAGGYVEVSAEGLAAGDLVVVGR; encoded by the coding sequence GTGAGTGCAGTGGAGCCGGAGGCCGGCGTCGAGGCGCTCGCCGTGCCTGCCGAGGACACCCTGCCCGACGGCGTCCGTCCGCCCCGTGCCAACCGCACCATCGTCGTCGTCGCGGTCACCGCGGTCGCGAGCCTCGCCGCCGGCGTGGCGCTGAGCCAGCTCGTCGTCTCACCCGCCCAGCGCGCGGCGGAGGCCGCGCCGCCCGAGCCCGGGCTCATCACCGTGCCCGTCGAGCGGCGCGAGCTGTCCACCGACCTCACCCTGCGCGGCGACGCGCTCTACGACGACCCCGTGCCGGTGAGCCTCGAGGCGCCCGAGGGCGGCGGGGGTGCCGTCGTCACCGGGCGCGTGCCCGAGGTCGGCGGGCTGGTCGAGGCCGGGCAGGTGGTCCTCGAGGTCGCCGGCCGGCCGGTCATCGTGCTGCCCGGTGAGCTGCCCGTCTACCGCACGCTGCGGATGGGCTCTACCGGCCCCGACGTCCTCCAGCTCAAGGAGTCGCTGGAGTCACTCGGCATCGAGGCCGGCGACGCCGGGTCGGACGTGTACGACGCCGCGACCTCCGCCGGCGTCGACGCGCTCTACGCGCGGGTCGGCTACCCCTCCCCGGTCGCCGAGGAGGGCGCCGAGGAGTCGGTCGCCGCCGCGCAGGAGGCGCTGCGCGCGGCCGAGGAGGCGCTCGCACAGGCCCAGGGCGAGCTCGCCCGCGCCGCCGAGGGGCCGCCGCGCTCCGAGCGGCTGCGCCTGGACACCGCCGTGGCCCGCGCGGAGCGGGCGGTGCAGGCGGCGATCGACGCCGGTGAGCCGGCCGAGGTCGTCACCCAGGCCCGCGAGGAGGTCGCCGTCGTCCGCGCCGAGCGGGAGGAGGCGCTCGCCCCGCGGGACCTCACCCCCGAGCGCTCCCTGCGCGACGCCGCCGACCGTGGTGTCGCCGACGCGCGCAGGGCGCTGGACGAGGCGTGGCGCGCCGCGCGCACCCCGCTGCCCGCCGCCGAGGTCGTCTACGTCGACACCCTGCCCCGCCGGATCGACTCGGTGATGGTGACCCGGGGCGCGACCGTAGGGGGTGTGGCCCTGACGATCTCCGGTGCCACCCTCGAGGTCCTCGCGAGCGTCTCGGCCGCCGACGCTGCCCTCGTGAGCGAGGGCGCCACCGCCTACCTCATGGTCGGGGAGGAGGAGGTCGAGGCGCGGGTCGAGGAGGTCCGCGCACCCGCCCGCCGGTCGGGTGACGGCGAGGACGGTGGGGACTCCGGCAGCGGCGGTGACCGCCGCGAGGTCGTCCTCGTGCCGCTGGAGATCACCGAGGAGCAGCGCGCCGCCGTCGTCGGGACCAACGTGCGGGTGAGCATCCCGCTCGAGTCGACCGGCGAGGAGGTGCTCGCCGTGCCCGTCGCCGCGCTCACCGCCGGCCCCGGCGGGGAGAGCCGGGTCGAGATCGACCGCGGCGGCACGACCGAGGTGGTCGTCGTCGAGACCGGCCTCACCGCCGGCGGCTACGTCGAGGTGAGCGCCGAGGGTCTGGCCGCCGGGGACCTCGTCGTCGTGGGCCGATGA
- a CDS encoding ABC transporter ATP-binding protein, whose translation MSSPVVAARGVGAGDQPAVVDLRGVTRSFPGPPPVTALHPVTLRVARGEYLSIVGPSGSGKSTLLNVLGLLDRPTTGEYWLDGTATHAVGERQRTALRGGLIGFVFQAFHLLPHRTVLDNVLLATMYSGLPREERLRRSYEALRRVGLEHRIGFRPTTLSGGERQRVAVARAVVTGPRLLLADEPTGNLDTTTSGEVLDLFDELHADGLTLLVITHDDAVAARAGRRVRITDGVLREIA comes from the coding sequence ATGAGCTCGCCCGTCGTGGCCGCGCGCGGCGTGGGCGCCGGGGACCAGCCGGCCGTCGTCGACCTCCGGGGCGTCACGCGCTCCTTCCCCGGTCCGCCGCCGGTGACCGCCCTGCACCCGGTGACGCTGCGGGTGGCGCGCGGGGAGTACCTGTCGATCGTCGGGCCGTCCGGCTCGGGCAAGTCGACGCTGCTCAACGTGCTCGGCCTGCTCGACCGGCCGACCACGGGGGAGTACTGGCTCGACGGCACCGCCACCCACGCGGTGGGGGAGCGGCAGCGCACGGCCCTGCGCGGCGGGCTCATCGGGTTCGTCTTCCAGGCCTTCCACCTGCTGCCCCACCGCACCGTCCTGGACAACGTGCTCCTCGCGACGATGTACTCCGGGCTGCCCCGTGAGGAGCGGCTGCGGCGGTCCTACGAGGCGCTGCGCCGCGTCGGGCTCGAGCACCGCATCGGGTTCCGGCCCACCACCCTGTCCGGCGGGGAGCGTCAGCGGGTGGCGGTGGCCCGCGCCGTCGTCACCGGCCCGCGGCTGCTCCTCGCGGACGAGCCGACCGGCAACCTCGACACGACGACGTCCGGTGAGGTGCTCGACCTGTTCGACGAGCTCCACGCCGACGGCCTCACCCTGCTCGTCATCACCCACGACGACGCCGTCGCCGCTCGCGCCGGGCGCCGGGTGCGGATCACCGACGGCGTGCTGCGGGAGATCGCGTGA